The region gcggcacccatgggtgggggggtgggggggcaccctCGGGTTCCGTCCCCGGCGTCCCCGGCGCTTCCGGCCTCCGGGAGCGGCCACAGAGTCGCGGGCTggagcggcgcgggggcggggcttAAAGGGCCGGGGGGCGGGAACAAGCTGTGGGCGGAGCTTAAGGGGAGGCGGGCGGGGCTTTAGGGGCAGGCGTGGGGAGGGTGTGGGCGTGGCCGAGAGATGGGCGGGTCCGTGGGCGGGGCGAGGGCTTCAGGCGCATcccggggtggggaaggggatgggggggggacacacgagtGTGTAAGGGTGGGTGAGGGGTGTGcgagggggtgtgtggggtgtgtaaGTGCACGTGGGGTGTGCGAGGGGGTGTGTGGGGCGTGCAAGGGGATGTGTGGGGTGTGTAAGTGCACGTGGGGTGtgcagggggggtgtgtggggcgTGCAAGGGGATGTGTGGGGTGTGTAAGTGCACGTGGGGTGTGCGAGGGGGTGTGTGGGGCGTACAAGGGGATGTGTGGGGTGTGTAAGTGCACGTGGGGTGtgcagggggggtgtgtggggtgtgcgAGGGGATGTGTGGGGTGTGTAAGTGCACATGGGGTGtgcagggggtgtgtggggtgttcGAGGGTGGGTGAGGGGATTGTGTTGGGTGTGCAAAGGCATGTGTGGGGCGTGCGAGGGTGTCCGTGGGGTGTGTAAGTGCATGTGGAGTGTGCaagggggtgtgtggtgtgtgtgaggGTGTGCGTGGGGTGTATAAGTGCACGTGGGGTGTgcaagggggggtgtgtgtgtatggggggtTGCGTGAAGGTGTGTGTTGGGTGTGCAAGGGTGTGCGTGGGGTGTAAGTGCAGGTGAGGTGTGCAAGGGGGTGCAAGAGGGTGCATGGGGTGCACAAGAGCGTGGGCTAGGTGTGCAAGGGCATGTGCAAAGGGGTGTGTGTGGCATGCAAGGGTGGGTGAGGGGTTTGTGTGGGGTGTGTAAAGGCAAGTATGGGGTGTGCAGGGGGTGTGTAAGAGCACGTGGGGTGTGCAAGGGGCTGTGGGGGGTGTGCACATGTGTACAAGGGTGTGCAGAGAGGTGCATGGGGTGTGCAAGAGTGTGTGTAGGGTAAGTGCACGTGGGGTGTGCAAGGGTGAACAAAAATGCGTGTGGGGTGTGCCAGGGTGTGTGCACGGGGAGTGTGGCTGTACAGGTGTGCACAGGGagtgtgcaaaggcctgtgagCACCATCTGAGCGTGCACATGCGCGTGTCACCGTGCAGGTGTGAAGGCGGTGTGTGAAGGTGTCCGGGGGGTGTGCCAGGGTGGGGGCtgggcacagggtgtccctgggACCACGGCGAGGGTCCAAGTGTGAGTGTGACACAGGCGGTAGGAGGGGGGGCACACCTGCCCGCACACACGTGTGTGACGGGGCCCATAAGGCTTCTCCCAGCATTGGGGTCCTGGGAACTGGAGTGAGTCTGGGGGGTGTGATGGGGGCTGAAAAGATGGACACAGGGAACATGTCATCCCAAcgcatccatcccatccatccatccatccatccatccatccatccatccatcccatccatcccatccatccatcccatccatcccatccatccatccatccatcccatccatccatccatccatccatccatcccatccatcccatccatcccatccatcccatccatccatcccatcccatccatcccatccatccatcccatccatccatcccatccatcccatccatcccatccatcccatccatcccatccatccatcccatccatccatcccatccatcccatccatccatccatccatccatccatcccatccatcccatcccatcccatccatcccatccatcccatccatcccatccatcccatcccatccatccatccatcccatccatccatccatccatcccatccatcccatccatccatccatccatccatcccatccatcccatccatcccatcccatccatccatccatccatcccatccatccatccatccatccatccatcccatccatccatcccatccatcccatccatccatcccatccatccatccatcccatccatccatccatccatccatccatccatcccatccatcccatccatccatcccatccatccatcccatccatccatcccatccatcccatccatcccatcccatccatccatccatccatccatccatccatcccatccatccatccatccatcccatccatccatccatccatccatccatcccatccatcccatccatcccatccatccatcccatccatccatcccatccatcccatccatccatccatcccatccatccatcccatccatcccatccatccatcccatccatccatccatcccatccatcccatcccatccatcccatccatcccatcccatcccatccatccatccatccatcccatccatcccatccatcccatccatcccatccatcccatccatcccatccatccatcccatccatccatccatcccatccatcccatcccatccatcccatccatcccatcccatcccatccatcccatccatccatccatcccatccatccatcccatccatcccatccatcccatccatcccatccatcccatcccatccatcccatccatccatccaccatccatccatcccatcccatccatccatcccatccatcccatccatccatcccatccatccatccatccatcccatccatcccatccatccatccatccatcccatccatccatccatcccatccatccatccatccatcccatccatcccatccatcccatccatccatcccatccatcccatccatccatcccatccatccatcccatcccatccatccatcccatccatccatccatccatcccatccatccatccatccatcccatccatcccatccatccatccatccatcccatccatccatccatcccatccatcccatccatcccatccatcccatcccatccatcccatccatccatcccatccatccatcccatccatccatccatccatccatccatccatccatccatcccatccatcccatccatccatcccatccatccatccatccatccatccatccatccatccatccatccatccatccatccatccatcccatccatccatcccatccatccatccatcccatccatccatccatccatcccatccatcccatccatcccatcccatccatccatccatccatcccatcccatcccatccatccatccatccatcccatccatcccatcccatccatccatccatccatcccatcccatcccatccatccatccatccatcccatccatccatccatccatcccatccatcccatccatcccatcccatccatccatccatcccatcccatcccatccatccatccatcccatcccatccatcccatccatccatcccatccatccatcccatccatccatccatccatcccatccatccatccatccatcccatccatcccatccatcccatcccatccatccatccatccatccatcccatccatccatcccatccatccatcccatccatccatcccatccatcccatccatccatcccatccatccatccatcccatccatccatccatcccatcccatccatccatccatccatccatcccatccatccatccatccatcccatccatccatcccatccatccatcccatccatccatccatccatcccatccatccatccatcccatcccatccatccatccatccatcccatcccatcccatccatccatccatccatcccatccatcccatccatccatcccatccatcccatcccatccatccatccatccatcccatccatccatcccatccatccatcccatccatcccatccatcccatccatccatcccatccatcccatccatccatcccatccatcccatcccatccatcccatccatccatcccatccatccatcccatccatccatccatccatcccatccatcccatccatcccatccatccatccatcccatccatcccatccatccatcccatccatccatcccatccatccatccatccatcccatccatccatccatcccatccatcccatccatcccatccatcccatccatccatcccatccatcccatccatccatcccatccatcccatcccatccatcccatccatccatcccatccatccatccatccatccatccatccatccatccatccatccatccatcccatcccatcccatccatcccatccatccatcccatccatccatcccatccatcccatccatcccatccatccatccatccatccatccatcccatcccatcccatccatcccatccatccatcccatccatcccatcccaccccccaccccctcccctctcaccccgcccctccctccccattcccagtccctcccagttcccccgcCCCACTCCCAGTTCATTCCCGGCCTCTCCCGATGCCGCCGTCTCTCTCCCGGGGCCGGGttcccgccgcgcccccccggcgccgccccccccggtaCCGCCGGCACCCCAAGCCCCCCTACTCCTACCTGGCGCTCATCGCCCTCGTCATCcgcgccgcccccggccgccgcctcaaGCTATCGCAGGTACcgacccccgggacccccccgggacccccccgcgtACCCCAGACCCCCCGAACCCACCCGGGACCCTTAGATCTTCCCCGAGACCCCCCGAACCTCCTGAACCCCTCCGGACCCCCCCGGTTTCCCCTGAACCTtctgacccccccccccgaaccccccgaACCTCatggacccccccgggaccccctcCCAGTAACCCCCTGACCTCCCCCGAGACTCCccgggggacccccccgggccccctcgGACCCCCCCCCGGTTCCCCCCGAACTTTATGacacccccccccgaacccccccccggcaccccttGAATTTCCCgacaccccccctctcccccccccctcccgaggccgcgcggTACAACCGGGACCCCCCGGAGCACCGGGACATACCGGAACCCCCGACCCCCGCCCCGAgcccctcaggacccccccccgggaccccctgAGCCCTCCCTGGtcccctcaggaccccccccggaccccctgagcccccccgggaccccctgAATTTCttgactccccccccccccaagccagcCCGGGGCAATCGAGACCCCCGCGACGTACCAGAAACTCCCGagtcccccccgcaccccccgcactccctgggaccccccccgaccccccccgagGGACCCCTTGAACCCCCCTggaaccccccaaacccccccgtgcccccccccgcgccccccccgggtCCCTCCCGTTTTCCTccgcccgccccgtcggggcTACGCCGAGTCCCTTGTgctttgggtgggttttttttttggggggggggcggcctCCACCCCCGGGGAGGGGGTCGGTTGGGTTTGGGGGGCCCTgcgggggtgctgtgggggggtcGCGGCCTGATTCTGCCCTCGAGGCTGGGGGGGGGTGCGCTGGGGGGCGTCGGGCCGGATCCATCGCCGttgcccggcgggggggcggctccgCGGCGCCGGGGGGTCTGTCGCCTCTgtcgcccctccccccccccacgaGGCgattggggacccccccgggggttCTCAGGTGATGGAGGGagggtgggggtgtccccccacccaccccgaAACATCCCTCCCCATCTCCGGGGTCGCAGCCCCCCAACCTTGGCCCTGGGAAGCGAGGAggaatggggatggggggggcatgAAAGGGGGGGTGTCTTTAAAGGGGGTGTGTGATttgggggtgcagccccccccctcaATCtgagggcccccccccccgcagattttGCAGCAGCTCCGCAGCCTCTTCCCCTCTTTCGGGGGGGGCTACCAGGGCTGGCGGGACTCGGTGCGCCACAACCTCTCCTCCAACCCCTGTTTCGCCAAGGTGGGGGGGCCCGGGAGGGGGGTGGAATTGACGGGGGGGtcccccagagctgggggggggggtccccaaggtccccactTTGGGTATGGGGGGGTCTTGAGTTgggagggagggggctggggagcagcgggATGGAGTTGCTTGGGCTGGAGGTgcttggggggtggtgggggttgtgaggaggattttggggttcggggggggcacgggagggaggggggatggtggggGGTTGGAGAcatggggggggtccccgggttggggggggggatcCCGGGGGTGCGCTCTGAGGATGTGgggggcagtgggatgggggagataggagttggggggggggtggggggacacaacAGGgatggggtgcctggggggggtgtccccgtaGTGGGCGGGGCCTGAAGgtgtggggggctgggggggatcgcCTTTGGTTGGAGGGGGTACAGGAGGGctgggggtgtcttggggggggggTCCAGCCATGTGGGGGGGTCCCCGGAgtgggggggtgtccctgaggggagcggggggtgGCCTTTTGATTTGAGGGGGTCCCCGGGTTGGGGATTGctgggcagtgggatgggggggtcgcagggccgggggggacacACCGCTTTGAGTTGGGGGGGCGTTACAGGCGGGCTGGGGGTGTCTTGTGGGGGGGGGTCAGCTATTGAGGAAGGGGGGGCAGGAccttgggttgggggggggcactgTGGGGTCAGTCTCATTccagggagggtggggggtgtgttAGTGCCCTCCCAGCCGGGGGTGCAGCCatggatgggggggtggggggggtcagaGCTTGCGTACCCCCCCCCCTTTCTAATtccaactccccccccccccccgaaggtGCTGAAGGACCCGGCCAAGCCCAAGGCCAAGGGCAACTACTGGACGGTGGACGTGAGCCTCATCCCCCCCGCGGCCCTGCGCCTCCAGAACACGGCGGTGACGCGGGGGGGGGCCACGGCCTTCGCGCGAGACCTGGCCCCCTTCGTCCTCCGGGGGCACCCCTACAGCTGTGgggtccccgctcccccccccgacccccccgttAACCCTcctccgtcccccccccccgcccccccccaaccGCGCCGGTCCCCTTTTTCCATCGCTTCGCTCCTCAAGGAATTCCCGGAGGGGGGGGACAAACCACCCCCCCCACCatctggggacccccccccatcccctttgtGGGGTTCTACTCTCATCCTCCACCTCCCCCCTCCCACCTGGTTGCCCCCCcccgctgctcctcctccccacaccccccccagtgAGCAATCGGGGGGTTCTCCTGACCTCGatccccccccccgaccccccccaacCTGGGGGCAGCTCCCCACTTCCTACAGCACCGCCGTGGCCCCCAACGCCGTGGCCCCCCCCGGCGGTCCCCCCTTCCTCACCCTGCGCTGGGGgatgctgccccccccccagccaccgtctgccccccccggcccagccctcaCCTCCGAGGGGGGGGCACAGGCCGTGCCCCCCAACAAAACCATCTTTGACATCTGGTTGAGCCACCCCGGGGACATCCAGCACCCCATCCTCCACGGttagtgccccccccccccaattttttttttttaatttttttttggggggggggcaggtaaCAGCTGTAGGACCCCCTGCACCTTGTTGTGTCCCCCCCGCACCCATTCAGACCCCTCAGCACCCATAAATGATCCCACTCCCCCCACGACTAGATCAGaccaccctgtgcccccccccccccccccccaattctctcccccccatcaccctcctgtgccccccccccctgcacccattCGGACCCCTCAGCACCCACAAatgacccccccccacccccagcaccctctaaacaccccccccacccgtctgcccccccccatcaccctcctttgcccccccccgcacccttTTGGACCCCTCAgcacccacaagtgacccccccccccccaatgggACCCAATAAAGAGCAGCTGGTGCCACCCACGCGTGGGGGGTgtcactgggggggacacggacacacacgggggacacccgcccccccccgcctgccggtgcccctcccctgccccccccgcggcGCGGAGCCGGGCTGGCGGCTGCGGGGCCTTTGCACAACAAAGGGGCGGCGGGACCCCGGGGGGAGGGGAtaatggggcgggggggagggggactgggagcactggggggactggggactggggactgggggggctgggggactgggggaactgggggcacggggaactggggggactgggggaactggggggactgAGAGCACAGCGAAGTGGGGGAACTGGGGGCAcagggaactggggacactgggggaactgggggaactgggaactggggacactgggggaactgggaactgggggaactgggggcacagggaactggggacactgggggaactgggggaactgggaactggggacactgggggaactgggaactgggggaactgggggcacagggaactggggacactgggggaactgggaactgggggaactgggaactggggacactgggggaactgggaactgggggaactgggggcacagggaactggggacactgggggaactgggggaactgggaactggggacactgggggaactgggaactgggggaactgggggcacagggaactggggacactgggggaactgggaactgggggaactgggggcacagggaactggggggactgggggatCTGGGAGCACAGGGAACTGGGGGACTGGCggaactgggggaactgggagcacagggaagtggggggactgggggaactggggggactgggggaactgggggcacAGGGAACTGGGGGAACTGGAGGAACTGTGGGCAcagggaactggggacactgggagaaCTGGAGGAATTGGGGGCACaggggactgggagaactggggacACAGGGAACTGGGGGAATTGGGGGCACAAGGAACTGTGGGGacctgggggaactgggggtacTGGAGGCACAGGGAACTGGGGCactggggttactgggagcacagGGAACTGTGGGCACTGGAGGAACTGTGGGCACAggggactgggggaactgggggcacAGAgtgctgggggaactggggacGCAGagaactgggggaactgggggaatTGTGGGCACAGGGAACTGTGGGGACTTGGGGGACTGGGGGTAATGGGGGCACAGGGAACTGGGAAAACTGGGGGCACAGGGAACTGGGGcactgggggtactgggagcacagggaactgggggagctgggggaactAGGGGCGCAGGGAAATGGGGGCACTGGAGGAACTGGGGGAACTGGAGGAACTGGGGGTACTGGGGGCACTGGAGGAACTGGGGGGACAgggaactggggggactgggggcacagggacactgggagcactgggggggcagTGCGGACACTGGGTAGCACTTGAGATACTGGGGTGGTgtgggcactgggagcactgggagcagtgggaccaccccctctcccccccccccaaggcccGGCCTGacccggcgctgccccgcggggggcgggggcgcggcccggGCTAAGCCGGACTTAACCTCGGCTGGGcctggcagagcccagcccagcgcggggaggggggggcgtcccccggagcccccccgggaccccgaACCAACCGCCTGCCCCATCGGGGCTGAGCCGGGAGCAGGCacgggagggggagaggggactgggGGGTACTGGAAGCACTGGGGGTGGGACTGGGGtatactggtctgtactgggagcactgcGGTGTGAAGCTGGggtgtactgggagcactggggtgtgggactgggctgtactgggagcactggggagacATACTGGGGGACTGGGTGGTACTGGGAGGACTGGGCTGGGGGGTGAGATGTACTGGGAGCACAGGGGTGTGAGGCTGGGCcatactgggatggactgggagcactggggtgcAGGTCTGGCCCATACAGGTCTATACTGGGAGCACTGCCATGAGagactggtctgtactgggagcactggcgTGCAGGGCTGGAGTATACTGGTATATACTGGGAGCACTGTGGTGTGGCACTGGGCTGTATTGGGAGCACTGGGGTGTAGGGCTGGGCATTACTAGGCTAGACTGGGGTGTGGGACTGGGCTGgactggcagcactggggatgcAGGGCTGAAGcatactggtctgtactgggagcactgcGGTGTGAAGCTGGggtgtactgggagcactggggagcggggctgggctggtctgggctgtactgggagcactgggatgcaGGTCTGTGCCATACTGGTCTGCACTGGGATGCCGCCACCCCGCGGTGACCCCGGTGACCCCGGTGACCCCGGCACGCGGTGACTGTCCCCGCTCctcccgccagggggcgctgcggcTCCCGCCTGTGGGGCGTTTTCCGCCATCTTGGGAGTGGCCGCGTCCCTCCTGTCATGGCGCCGAGGTCCCACCTCCCGCTTCCGGCTATAGCCCCGCCCATTTCCGGCGTCACCGGAAGCGTGGCCCGTTGCCATGGCgagcggcagcggcggccccgcccccagcagcgccAGCGGAGCCGGCAGGGCCGCGGCCGGTACGTGGAggaaaaggcgggggggggggcggagttTGGGGACATtcccggtgccgggggggggggctcggggacaAAAACGGAGGCCGGGGGGTCCTTTGGGGACAGCGAcagccggggggggcgggggggtgggagtgTCCCTTAGGGGACAGGCCTGGGGGTCGTGGGGGGGCTCATGGGGCGGGGGGACCGGGCGAGGTGTGGGGACATGGAGTGGGGGGAGCCTcggggcagccccccgcccccccctcagccctggggacatgggaGTCCCCTCGGAGGGAGGCTGGAGACaggcccccgccccccccccacgccTTGGGGACATCGGGGTCCCTtcaggggggacacgggggacacacCCCAAGggcttggggacacgggggtccCCTCggggagggggccaggggacaccCGCAGAACTTGAGGTCATCGGGGTCCCCTCACGTGGGAGCCAGGGGACATCCCCCCCTAgggcttggggacatgggggtccCCTCgaggggaccctggggacaccctcAGCACTTGGGGGTCAGCAGAGTCCCCTCAGGGGGAACCAAGGGACAggccaccccactcccccccccagccttGGGGACATCGGGGTCCCCTCGATTGTCCCCTGGGGACACTCTCCAAAGTCTTGGGGACACGGCGGTTCCCCCGGAGGGACGCTGGGGacaacccccccccctcccttatTCCTTGGGGTCATCGAGGTCCTCTCAGGGGGAGCCTGAGGACgggcccacccccccacccccaatcctTGTGGACACGGGGGGTCCCCTCAAGTGtcccccttggggacaccccttagggcttggggacatgggggagaCCCCCCCCTCCCATCTTTCAGGCCGGATCTGGGAGTGCTTGAGCCCCCcgtgtttggggaggggggggcagagcACCCCCTGGGTGGGTActggggggtgaagggggggcCCCCACTTGTCCCCAGGGATTGGGGGGCTCagggtgtgtcccccccaccccccagtcaCTCACACGGCTCCCACTGCCGGGctcagggccgggggggggggtgtcagcggAGAACCGCGGCGGCCCTGACGTAAatcctaataaataaaatattacggattggttttttttttttccttttttttttttttttttttaagcaggtgGAAAGAAATTTGAAAGGGTAATGGCCAGCGCTGGCCGAGATCCGTTAGCGCCGGCTAATTAACGAGCTGCCACCCGGCCCCTCTAAAGAGCTGCTCTCGGTGTCTCCGGGCGCGTGGGcaccgtcttttt is a window of Athene noctua chromosome 2, bAthNoc1.hap1.1, whole genome shotgun sequence DNA encoding:
- the FOXH1 gene encoding forkhead box protein H1; amino-acid sequence: MRARLKTQPPLSCCTLRARSSARFPAASTHGCPLYPLPFSGAGNKQAAARRRPPTAPGPLAVRTARMRMLLAVRKVTALAASSRPSSGSRAAAGANAGRPPRYRRHPKPPYSYLALIALVIRAAPGRRLKLSQILQQLRSLFPSFGGGYQGWRDSVRHNLSSNPCFAKVLKDPAKPKAKGNYWTVDVSLIPPAALRLQNTAVTRGGATAFARDLAPFVLRGHPYSCGVPAPPPDPPVNPPPSPPPAPPQPRRSPFSIASLLKEFPEGGDKPPPPPSGDPPPSPLWGSTLILHLPPPTWLPPPAAPPPHTPPSEQSGGSPDLDPPPRPPPTWGQLPTSYSTAVAPNAVAPPGGPPFLTLRWGMLPPPQPPSAPPGPALTSEGGAQAVPPNKTIFDIWLSHPGDIQHPILHAPPISGVTGSVARCHGERQRRPRPQQRQRSRQGRGRRLGDGGTPVLPGSASSLPARLALPAGRCRLRGEALGCGSPGLTVPNRQLPDSPRHAKLIPAESTALAQRYPEKPPVSWELSELDDRFFGEIRAE